The Opitutales bacterium ASA1 genome window below encodes:
- a CDS encoding 6-carboxytetrahydropterin synthase, which translates to MPAKHTRSISAAESADSPVRGPVVVTRTVHFNAAHRLHNPAKSARWNRDVFGPCNHANWHGHNYVLEVSVIGVPDPETGYVVDLGDLRDILEREIVSHCDHRNLNLDVDFLAGVIPSAENLAVAFWERIAPHLGRARLHRVCVRETERNRAEYFGPSGPPER; encoded by the coding sequence ATGCCTGCCAAACACACCCGATCGATTTCCGCTGCCGAATCGGCGGACTCTCCCGTCCGCGGTCCGGTCGTCGTGACGCGGACGGTGCACTTCAACGCAGCGCATCGCCTTCACAACCCTGCGAAGTCGGCGCGTTGGAATCGTGACGTGTTCGGCCCCTGCAACCACGCCAATTGGCACGGCCACAACTACGTGCTCGAAGTGTCGGTGATCGGCGTGCCGGATCCGGAGACGGGCTACGTCGTCGATCTCGGCGACCTTCGCGACATTCTCGAGCGCGAGATCGTGTCGCATTGCGACCATCGCAATCTCAACCTCGACGTTGACTTCCTCGCGGGCGTGATCCCGTCGGCGGAGAATCTCGCCGTCGCCTTTTGGGAGCGGATTGCACCTCACCTCGGCCGTGCGCGACTGCATCGCGTGTGCGTGCGCGAGACCGAGCGCAACCGCGCGGAATACTTCGGCCCCTCGGGCCCCCCGGAACGCTGA